One Gordonia mangrovi genomic region harbors:
- a CDS encoding aldehyde dehydrogenase family protein — MLKEYRQLFIGGEWIDGETGGVQSVVNPANEEVIGVAPAGSRADTIRAIEAARTAFDDGPWPRMSVRERSAVLVRMAEVMEKRQDEIIDLNIAETGCTRPGASSFQTGIPIAHFRDMAERVLLTFPMETPLPPHVGMGIGQGVIRREPFGVAALVSAYNFPFYLNLMKLGPALAAGCTTVLKPAPNTPLEAFILGEIAQEAGLPDGVLNIVTGDTAAAAELTSNPMVDVVSFTGSDEVGRKVFEQAAPTLKKVVLELGGKSANIICDDADLSRAISGVVRDTILHAGQGCAYLTRTLVHRSRYDELVEMLTGALAGVTVGDPARPETTMGPLGSAAQRDRVEALIATGVEEGATIAFGGGRPAHLDKGFYVEPTLFVDVDNSMTIARREFFGPVMIVMPFDDDEEAIKIANDSDYGLAGGVWARDPVRAYQLGQGLRTGYVTINGGGGGLSPEGPFGGYKRSGLGRERGAAGMDEFLQTKTMVWGVASG, encoded by the coding sequence ATGCTCAAGGAGTATCGTCAGCTGTTCATCGGTGGCGAGTGGATCGATGGCGAGACCGGCGGAGTGCAGTCGGTGGTCAATCCGGCCAACGAGGAGGTCATCGGTGTCGCCCCGGCCGGCAGCCGCGCTGACACCATCCGCGCGATCGAGGCAGCCCGCACGGCGTTCGACGATGGGCCCTGGCCGCGGATGTCTGTCCGGGAACGGTCCGCGGTGCTCGTGCGCATGGCCGAGGTGATGGAGAAGCGCCAGGACGAGATCATCGACCTGAACATCGCCGAAACCGGCTGCACGCGCCCCGGTGCGTCGTCGTTTCAAACCGGGATACCCATCGCCCACTTCCGCGACATGGCAGAACGCGTGCTGCTCACATTTCCGATGGAGACGCCGTTGCCGCCACACGTGGGTATGGGCATCGGTCAGGGAGTCATCCGGCGTGAGCCGTTCGGCGTGGCGGCGCTGGTCTCCGCGTATAACTTCCCGTTCTACCTCAACCTGATGAAACTCGGGCCCGCGCTGGCAGCCGGATGCACGACGGTGCTCAAGCCGGCCCCGAACACGCCGCTGGAGGCGTTCATCCTGGGCGAGATCGCCCAGGAGGCAGGGCTTCCGGACGGGGTGCTCAACATCGTGACCGGTGACACCGCGGCGGCTGCCGAACTGACCTCGAACCCGATGGTGGACGTGGTGAGCTTCACCGGGTCGGATGAGGTGGGCCGGAAAGTGTTCGAACAGGCCGCGCCAACACTCAAGAAGGTCGTGCTCGAACTCGGCGGCAAGTCCGCGAACATCATCTGCGACGATGCCGACCTGAGCCGGGCGATCAGTGGCGTTGTCCGTGACACCATCCTGCATGCCGGACAAGGGTGCGCCTACCTCACCCGGACGCTCGTGCACCGTTCGCGCTACGACGAGTTGGTCGAGATGCTCACGGGCGCATTGGCCGGGGTCACGGTCGGCGACCCGGCTCGGCCGGAGACGACGATGGGCCCACTCGGCAGCGCCGCACAGCGTGATCGCGTCGAGGCACTCATCGCGACCGGCGTCGAGGAGGGAGCGACCATCGCCTTCGGCGGAGGCCGCCCGGCCCATCTCGACAAGGGCTTCTACGTCGAACCGACCCTGTTCGTCGACGTCGACAACTCCATGACCATCGCCCGTCGCGAGTTCTTCGGACCGGTGATGATCGTGATGCCCTTCGACGACGACGAGGAGGCGATCAAGATCGCCAACGACAGCGACTACGGACTGGCCGGCGGAGTGTGGGCACGAGATCCGGTACGTGCGTATCAGCTTGGCCAGGGCCTGCGAACCGGGTACGTCACGATCAACGGCGGCGGTGGCGGTCTCAGCCCCGAGGGGCCGTTCGGCGGCTACAAACGCAGCGGCCTGGGTCGCGAGCGCGGTGCGGCAGGAATGGACGAGTTCCTCCAGACCAAGACGATGGTCTGGGGCGTCGCCTCCGGCTGA